The segment AAGATTATTGGATAAATtaatgtgtattattatttatatggaAATGGCAAGAGTAACTGGTGTAACACTTGCTAGTTTATTAACACGTGGACAACAAATAAAAGTTGTATCACAATTATTAAGAAAATCACgtgaaagaaattatttaataccaGTACATCAGGGACAAGGTATTGATGATCAATTTGATGGTGCAACAGTATTAGAACCAAAACGTGGCTACTACAATGATCCAATAGCAACACTTGATTTTAGTTCTCTATATCCAAGTATTATTATGGCtcataatatttgttatacaACACTACTAACTGttcaatcgaaaaataaatataatttatctgatgatgatgttacTAAGACACCAAGTAATTCTTTATTTGCCAAAGGTAATATTAGAAAAGGATTATTACCAGaaatattggaaaatttacttggagcaagaaaaaaagctaaagaagaattaaaaaatgaaactgatccattgaaaaaaaaagtacttgaTGGTCGTCAGTATGCATTAAAAGTATCAGCAAATTCTGTTTATGGTTTTACTGGTGCACAAATGGGTAAACTTCCATGTTTAGAAATATCAGCAAGTGTTACAGCATATGGACGTACAATGATTGAAAGAACAAAACAAGAAGTTGAagatcattttaatattaaaaatggttATGCACATGATTCAAATGTAATATATGGTGATACTGATTCAGTTATGGTTAAATTTGGTGTTACAGATATTGCTGAAGCAATGAAACTTGGTAAAGAAGCTGCTGAAtatgtatcaaaaaaatttataaaaccaataaaacttgaatttgaaaaagtatattttccatatttattaataaataaaaaaagatatgcTGGTCTTTATTTTACACGTCCagataaatatgataaaatggATTGTAAAGGTTTAGAAACAGTTAGACGTGATAATTGTCCACTTGTTGCTAAAATGATGAATACatgtttagaaaaattattaattgaacgTAATCCAGATGGTGCAATGGATTAtgcaaaacaaataattgcTGATTTATTATGTAATCGTATTGATATATCACAACTTGTTGTTACAAAAGAATTAACAAAAGTTGCACAAGATTATGCTGGTAAACAGGCACATGTTGAATTAgctaataaaatgaaaaaaagagatGCTGGTACAGCACCAAAATTAGGTGATCGTGTACCATATGTATTTACAAAACAAGCTAAAGGTACACCAGCATATATGAAAGCTGAAGATCCAATATatgttttagaaaataatataccaattgatacaaattattatcttgaaaatcaattatctAAACCATTGATACGTATATTTGAGCCAATATTAGGTGAAAAAGCTGaatcacaattattaaaaGGTGATCATACAAGAACAAGAGCTATTGTAACATCAAAAGTTGGTGCATTATCAAtgtttacacaaaaaaaagaaacttgtATTGGTTGTAAATCTGTATTACCaattgaaagagaaaaaatggCACTTTGTAAATATTGTGAAGATAAAGAAGCTGATTATTATCAAACTGAATTATATGCTGGAAgaaaacttgaagaaaaatattcacGTTTATGGACAGAATGTCAAAGATGCCAAGGTAGTTTACATCAAGAAGTACTTTGTTCATCACGTGATTgtccaattttttatatgagaaGAAAAGTACAAATGGAACTTGATACACAAACTAAACGTATTGAACGTTTTGGATCACTTGACTGGTAATTTGTCAAggtataataaattcattatttttttaatacaaactTAATTAGTATTCAACTcttatgatttttctttttttattttattaataatatttataatatttgtggaaattaaatatcaaaattctaACTAGTGCAGGTTAGTCATTACTAAATGCTCTATTAATCtgagttaaaaattatcaacacatttggcatttaaattaaaaatccttttgtaaatttaaaatctttttaaatacaaattgttgatatataaaattgattattataaaacaaacaatatattattatacatattgtctatttaattttttccaattgtattataattatcaaacacCATTGACACATTCATACCACAAACTTACAAttacaatttacaattaaataaaatattcacacGTACATTCGttaaataatatgtttttcttttatttttcatttgttgtttttttttcattattattactttaaatCATTTGATCATCATAATTCATTTATACCATCAATCATtctaacaattaaattaataaataaacatcttGATTGATCTTGATTGAtctattatcaaattttttaaaatttattttaaaaattattttttactttgtaaaGCATTTGCAAGCCAGTCCATAGCTTGATCAAGACCTTCACCTTTTTTTGCtgatgttttaaatatttgaaatgttCGATTTTTCAATGCATCAAGACCAAGTGCTTGATGAACTTCAGCAACACTTAAACAACCTGGCATATCTTGTTTATTTGCCAATACTACCAATACTGCACCTTGTAATTCATCTTCctgtataaattataattttgtatttagtatttttattttattcttttaattgttgttgtttattaaattacctTAAGCATATAAAGAAGTTCTTCTTTTGAAATTCCTATTCTATCACGATCTGCTGAATCAACTACATAAATTATAGCATCAGTGTTTGAATAGTAACATCTCCAATAAGGTCTACAATAATataagaaatattaattttaaataatcaatgatatttatttattgcaatttatatattattatttataaattacctgATGCTTGTTTGACCACCAAGATCCCATACTTGAAATTTGAGGTTCTTGTATGTCACTTGTTCTACATTAAAACCAATTGTTGGAATTGTTGTGACAACTTCACCAACTTGTAATCTAAaaagcaataattatttttatcaatatacaaatattaaatgaatattaatctgtgtaaatatttaacatgtCTTTTAAAGCAACTGATAAATAATACCTGTAAAGAATTGTTGTTTTTCCAGCTCCATCAAGACCAAGAATTAAAATTCTCATTTCTCTGCTACCCAAAAGATTACGAAAATAACTCAACACCCCACCttgaaattgaattaaaaattaatgaccaacaataacaagtaatagttaaaattaatttataaattcatctctgtctaattacaataattgtaACAATGACAAACaccttatttttaatattataattaacaatatatcaaattaaatactcacccatttttttaatatttattttataataacaccatagatttaaataatttaattaaaattatttatgtgctacgtcagtatatttttattataaattttttattatcaaaatgaattACAGTGAATTATAatcgtatatatacatacatatataaaataattggtttttttatttcacggTTATAATTTTGACACCGCAGCAAAGCAGctggtatatttatttttttttttttatttttttatataacatgaAGTTTGacgtttgtttattttttatttaccaacattctgcttaaaaaattttctatttttttaaataaaaattgtctaattaatttaatttgaatacaatgatatataaatttttattttattattattatttatttctttaattaatataataattatctaaattatttaacaaaaaaataaaaaaaaaaaaaactaaaaataggaaaattttgtaattgagGTTAATAAAGAAAACTACTGTAATTTCAGCTGAAGATAAAACAGATAACTATGTTGTTGACATTTTTTCCGCCATGTTTATTTTCTCCCCACTACAAGCGCTCATTTGAAATGAAGCTCTCTCATTGGATGTGTCTGCTACGACTTGACATTCTAGCTAATCCAATTGGTCAATATTCAAGTCCAACGACATATACGTAACGACTCGACAGCTGTTGAAAAgtgttgtgtgtgtgtgtgcgtgCGTAAGTgtttggagaaaaaaaaaaccggaCACCTTGTGCATTTCGTCAGTGTGTGTCAGTGTGGGTAGGGGACCAGTGTGTTCTTCCCGGCTTatttggggaaaaaaaaataaaacaaaataaagataccgcgtcaaagaaaaaaaaaaaagaaacagagTTGTCCCGACTGTTGCCATgctaaatttcaataatttaacataaataaatattcgttaAAATCGTGGAAATTCAGGGTTAGACAATCAACAAGAAGCTCCTGATTCCCGATTGTACGTTAGACAATAAAAAGAGAGAGCTTATATCCGTGTGTGTTTGTATACGCGTGTGTAAGGTTGAATTAGTCctaacgacaaaaaaaaaaaaagagtaacgAGCGTGAACGAGCGGGTAAGCAAGCCGGGAATTTATTGAGATAATCATGGCTACTATCAGAGTTCACGAGGATCAAGAAAATCGTATTGGTGATACAAGAAGAATCAAAGATAATCATGGATTGCGTGATCATCAAGGACATGGTTTACAGCAACAAAAACGTGCTGTTTTGGGCGTTCTTCAGAGTAATTGTCACAGAAACAAGCCAGTGAGTATAgccgctttttttttttctctcacgCGTTCCACTCTTATAACCGTCGATTTTTTTCCTCCCTTTGACCCCCTCAGTTTGTTtacattttacttttatccatataacaaataattattaaattttgaaaaaaaaaaaatgaatatcaataaaatgacaaataaatgctccaaactgaaaaaaaaaaatgattttttttttttttttgttattaatttaggAGGTACACAGTAAGGATGAAAAATATCCAAAAGCCAAGCCTTACGTGCCTCATCCTGCTTATGATGGATTCAAAgtatatgatgaaaaaacagATGATACATTATTTAGAATTTATGAGGATAAACTTGAAGAAGAAACAACAGTTGTACTTCGTGAATCATCAcgtgatattaatattaaacaaattactGAAGTAACTATTAAAACAGATAAACCAATTCTTGAAGTTAATCCAGTTAGTATTGTACCAACACTTAGACCAGTATTGcaagaaattaaaacaaatatatgtgaagataataattatcaagatgatgatgatgataatagtcCAGTTGTGTcagttgaaaaatcaattgattttatggattcaatgaaaaatgacaTGAAAGCTAAACGTGAAGcatcaaaaacaattattaataatttttatgatattgaaGAATACAGAgcagatatttttaattatcttaaaATTGCTGAggtaattatcattattattatcatttttttttttggagggaaaaatgaaattttcatgataaatgattatttacatttttttttctattgtttattGCTTGTT is part of the Aphidius gifuensis isolate YNYX2018 linkage group LG1, ASM1490517v1, whole genome shotgun sequence genome and harbors:
- the LOC122858658 gene encoding DNA polymerase delta catalytic subunit isoform X1; this translates as MKKAVFGSAQPPSKKAKFGNDDDDDLPGSFEAELANMNDMEDDFGEMSQLIHEEPSTSHSETNRRYRGPEQENTSAKWSRPDPPDLNPTKDNLAFQQIEVDHYNGKPIADMPGSKIGPVPVMRMYGVTMDGNSVCCHVHGFSPYLFVTAPSNFTDKHCRPFKEALDEKIKKDMRSNPENVQDTVLAVEIVKKQNIYGYGGEEESSFLKITVALPRLVAACKRLLEKEIVYPVFSHEYRAFESNIDFDIRFMVDTSVVGCSWIELPAGKWKLRGKYNHNLPQTSRCQLEVDIAWDEFISHAPEGEWSKVAPFRILSFDIECAGRKGIFPEPNHDPVIQIANMCIKQGDSEPFLRNIFTLGTCAPILGSQVLSFTTEQLLLQNWADFVRQLDPDIFTGYNINNFDFPYLINRANHLKVKNFSFLGRIKDIKSIIKDHVLQNKQMGRRENKSVNFEGRVPFDLLLVLVRDYKLRSYTLNAVSYHFLSEQKEDVHHSTISDLQNGDEQTRRRLAVYCLKDAYLPIRLLDKLMCIIIYMEMARVTGVTLASLLTRGQQIKVVSQLLRKSRERNYLIPVHQGQGIDDQFDGATVLEPKRGYYNDPIATLDFSSLYPSIIMAHNICYTTLLTVQSKNKYNLSDDDVTKTPSNSLFAKGNIRKGLLPEILENLLGARKKAKEELKNETDPLKKKVLDGRQYALKVSANSVYGFTGAQMGKLPCLEISASVTAYGRTMIERTKQEVEDHFNIKNGYAHDSNVIYGDTDSVMVKFGVTDIAEAMKLGKEAAEYVSKKFIKPIKLEFEKVYFPYLLINKKRYAGLYFTRPDKYDKMDCKGLETVRRDNCPLVAKMMNTCLEKLLIERNPDGAMDYAKQIIADLLCNRIDISQLVVTKELTKVAQDYAGKQAHVELANKMKKRDAGTAPKLGDRVPYVFTKQAKGTPAYMKAEDPIYVLENNIPIDTNYYLENQLSKPLIRIFEPILGEKAESQLLKGDHTRTRAIVTSKVGALSMFTQKKETCIGCKSVLPIEREKMALCKYCEDKEADYYQTELYAGRKLEEKYSRLWTECQRCQGSLHQEVLCSSRDCPIFYMRRKVQMELDTQTKRIERFGSLDW
- the LOC122858668 gene encoding ADP-ribosylation factor-like protein 1; protein product: MGGVLSYFRNLLGSREMRILILGLDGAGKTTILYRLQVGEVVTTIPTIGFNVEQVTYKNLKFQVWDLGGQTSIRPYWRCYYSNTDAIIYVVDSADRDRIGISKEELLYMLKEDELQGAVLVVLANKQDMPGCLSVAEVHQALGLDALKNRTFQIFKTSAKKGEGLDQAMDWLANALQSKK
- the LOC122858658 gene encoding DNA polymerase delta catalytic subunit isoform X2, with amino-acid sequence MKKAVFGSAQPPSKKAKFGNDDDDDLPGSFEAELANMNDMEDDFGEMSQLIHEEGPEQENTSAKWSRPDPPDLNPTKDNLAFQQIEVDHYNGKPIADMPGSKIGPVPVMRMYGVTMDGNSVCCHVHGFSPYLFVTAPSNFTDKHCRPFKEALDEKIKKDMRSNPENVQDTVLAVEIVKKQNIYGYGGEEESSFLKITVALPRLVAACKRLLEKEIVYPVFSHEYRAFESNIDFDIRFMVDTSVVGCSWIELPAGKWKLRGKYNHNLPQTSRCQLEVDIAWDEFISHAPEGEWSKVAPFRILSFDIECAGRKGIFPEPNHDPVIQIANMCIKQGDSEPFLRNIFTLGTCAPILGSQVLSFTTEQLLLQNWADFVRQLDPDIFTGYNINNFDFPYLINRANHLKVKNFSFLGRIKDIKSIIKDHVLQNKQMGRRENKSVNFEGRVPFDLLLVLVRDYKLRSYTLNAVSYHFLSEQKEDVHHSTISDLQNGDEQTRRRLAVYCLKDAYLPIRLLDKLMCIIIYMEMARVTGVTLASLLTRGQQIKVVSQLLRKSRERNYLIPVHQGQGIDDQFDGATVLEPKRGYYNDPIATLDFSSLYPSIIMAHNICYTTLLTVQSKNKYNLSDDDVTKTPSNSLFAKGNIRKGLLPEILENLLGARKKAKEELKNETDPLKKKVLDGRQYALKVSANSVYGFTGAQMGKLPCLEISASVTAYGRTMIERTKQEVEDHFNIKNGYAHDSNVIYGDTDSVMVKFGVTDIAEAMKLGKEAAEYVSKKFIKPIKLEFEKVYFPYLLINKKRYAGLYFTRPDKYDKMDCKGLETVRRDNCPLVAKMMNTCLEKLLIERNPDGAMDYAKQIIADLLCNRIDISQLVVTKELTKVAQDYAGKQAHVELANKMKKRDAGTAPKLGDRVPYVFTKQAKGTPAYMKAEDPIYVLENNIPIDTNYYLENQLSKPLIRIFEPILGEKAESQLLKGDHTRTRAIVTSKVGALSMFTQKKETCIGCKSVLPIEREKMALCKYCEDKEADYYQTELYAGRKLEEKYSRLWTECQRCQGSLHQEVLCSSRDCPIFYMRRKVQMELDTQTKRIERFGSLDW